Proteins found in one Flexistipes sp. genomic segment:
- a CDS encoding iron transporter: MSIKKTFLTLAVAAFAVMVSYSNSYAFKEYPAGEPKEVNKMQVAAVYFQAAEMEPAGKSGLSAAESDIHLEADVTALMKNPYGFPFGSFVPYLKVEYKLENLDNGKTQEGTFMPMIASDGPHYGANVKMMGLGNYKLTYFIYSPEKQGLVLHADKITGVDKTRFWKKPIVLEWEFTYTGKF, translated from the coding sequence ATGAGCATCAAAAAAACATTTTTAACATTAGCTGTTGCAGCATTTGCTGTAATGGTGAGTTACTCAAATTCCTACGCATTTAAGGAATATCCTGCGGGTGAGCCTAAAGAGGTAAACAAAATGCAAGTTGCCGCTGTATATTTTCAGGCAGCAGAGATGGAGCCTGCCGGTAAATCCGGATTATCAGCGGCAGAATCGGATATTCACCTTGAAGCGGATGTTACCGCACTGATGAAAAATCCATACGGTTTTCCATTTGGCTCCTTTGTGCCTTATTTGAAAGTTGAGTATAAACTGGAAAATCTGGACAATGGAAAAACACAGGAAGGCACATTTATGCCGATGATAGCAAGTGACGGACCTCATTACGGAGCCAATGTCAAGATGATGGGCTTAGGCAATTATAAGCTGACTTATTTCATATATTCACCTGAAAAGCAGGGGCTTGTGTTGCATGCAGATAAAATCACAGGGGTTGATAAGACACGCTTTTGGAAAAAGCCGATTGTTCTTGAGTGGGAATTTACTTACACAGGTAAGTTCTAA
- a CDS encoding ABC transporter ATP-binding protein yields MGLIKLENVSKIYNDRVKALDDVSLEIMKGDWVSIMGPSGSGKSTMLNIVGCMDTPTKGGVQIDGIDITNLNKKDLTAIRRDKIGLIFQQFHLVPYLTAVENVMLAQYYHSISDEDEALQALAKVGLQDRAQHFPSQLSGGEQQRVCIARALINYPKLILADEPTGNLDEENENMVMDLLSSLHKQGHTIVVVTHDLNVCKRAEREINMQHGKILGEMECEMVCKTG; encoded by the coding sequence ATGGGTCTTATAAAACTGGAAAATGTATCGAAAATTTATAACGACAGGGTGAAAGCCCTGGATGATGTCAGTCTGGAGATAATGAAGGGCGACTGGGTGTCTATTATGGGGCCTTCGGGCTCCGGTAAAAGTACTATGTTAAATATTGTCGGATGTATGGATACTCCTACAAAAGGGGGGGTTCAAATAGACGGAATCGATATTACAAATCTTAATAAAAAAGATTTGACGGCAATCCGAAGGGATAAGATCGGACTGATTTTTCAGCAGTTTCATCTTGTCCCTTATCTTACAGCCGTTGAAAATGTGATGCTTGCCCAATATTACCATAGTATTTCTGATGAAGATGAAGCTTTGCAGGCACTGGCAAAGGTGGGTCTGCAGGACAGGGCACAACACTTTCCGTCCCAGCTTTCCGGCGGTGAGCAGCAGAGGGTATGTATAGCAAGAGCTCTTATAAATTACCCAAAACTGATTTTAGCTGATGAGCCCACCGGAAACCTCGATGAGGAAAATGAAAATATGGTGATGGATTTGCTAAGTTCTCTTCACAAGCAGGGTCATACGATTGTTGTAGTAACCCATGATTTAAATGTGTGCAAGAGGGCTGAAAGGGAGATAAATATGCAGCATGGTAAAATATTGGGCGAAATGGAGTGTGAAATGGTGTGCAAAACCGGATAA
- a CDS encoding MFS transporter — protein MKDEKKAIWGWAFYDWANSAFATTVMAGFFPLFFKKFWAVNLSFQKSTFYLGTANSLSAVIIAVLAPFLGAAADKGSMKKKMLICFAFLGIVNTFSLFAVSEGEWLPALLFYFTAYAGFAGGNLFYDSLITDVASIKKRDVVSSLGFALGYIGGGILFLTNVLMYLKPSFFGIPDSTTAVRIAFISVACWWAVFTIPLILFVKEPKNEIHISLIGSFHSGWKQLKDTFIHIKQYKQVVLFLIAYWFYIDGVYTIIKMAVDYGASMNFPSESLIKALLLVQFVAFPAALIYGWIGIRIGVKKALLTGIIAYCFITVFGFFMQEIWQFYTIAVLVGLFQGGIQALSRSFFARLIPDDKSGEFFGFYNMLGKFAAVLGPFMMGLVALFSGSNRYSILSLIILFAAGALILTRVDSGRTT, from the coding sequence ATGAAAGATGAGAAAAAGGCAATCTGGGGATGGGCTTTTTACGACTGGGCAAACAGTGCATTCGCCACTACCGTTATGGCGGGGTTTTTCCCGTTATTTTTCAAAAAGTTCTGGGCTGTTAATCTCAGTTTCCAGAAAAGTACATTCTATCTTGGTACAGCCAACTCTCTTTCTGCAGTCATAATAGCTGTACTTGCGCCATTTTTGGGAGCCGCTGCAGATAAGGGGAGTATGAAAAAGAAGATGCTCATCTGTTTCGCATTTCTGGGAATAGTAAACACCTTCTCTCTTTTCGCTGTATCCGAAGGAGAGTGGCTGCCGGCTCTCCTTTTTTATTTCACAGCATACGCTGGATTCGCCGGAGGCAATCTGTTTTACGATTCCCTTATTACCGATGTTGCTTCAATTAAAAAAAGGGATGTCGTTTCATCACTGGGTTTTGCCCTCGGTTACATCGGTGGTGGGATCTTATTTCTTACAAATGTTTTAATGTATTTGAAACCGTCGTTTTTCGGAATTCCTGACAGTACAACCGCTGTTCGGATTGCATTTATATCCGTTGCCTGCTGGTGGGCTGTTTTTACTATTCCTTTAATTCTTTTTGTTAAGGAACCGAAAAACGAAATTCATATATCCCTCATCGGCTCATTTCACTCAGGGTGGAAACAGCTTAAAGATACGTTTATACATATAAAGCAGTACAAGCAGGTGGTACTTTTCCTTATAGCATACTGGTTCTATATAGACGGCGTTTACACAATCATAAAAATGGCAGTGGATTACGGTGCAAGCATGAATTTTCCTTCTGAATCCCTCATTAAAGCTTTGCTGCTGGTGCAGTTTGTGGCATTCCCGGCAGCACTTATTTACGGATGGATCGGGATCAGAATAGGTGTAAAAAAAGCCCTCCTCACAGGAATTATTGCATACTGTTTTATCACAGTTTTCGGATTTTTTATGCAGGAGATTTGGCAGTTTTATACAATAGCAGTGTTGGTCGGGCTTTTTCAGGGAGGTATACAGGCATTAAGCAGGAGCTTTTTTGCCCGGTTGATTCCTGATGATAAATCGGGAGAATTTTTCGGGTTCTACAATATGCTGGGAAAGTTTGCAGCCGTATTGGGTCCCTTTATGATGGGATTAGTTGCTCTATTCAGCGGGAGTAACCGTTACAGTATTCTTTCTTTAATCATACTGTTCGCAGCGGGAGCACTTATTCTTACAAGGGTTGACAGCGGCCGGACTACTTAA
- a CDS encoding FTR1 family iron permease, with the protein MIVKSKIFLAVLTALFFVVSFSTAEAAGSWNDVTSEIKEYVDNGLEEYNKGNVKAAKQNITDAYFRVFEEEEMEQAIQANIGGQTAFKVEYMFGEIKKLMDKGASQQEVAEMAGLLIKDLNTYSAQLNELAPRKEQSPFQKLLYSLLIILREGFEAILIISAILAYLIKSGNKEKTKIVYNSTAAAIGASIVTAFLFEYVLDISGLGQELLEGITMLLATAVLFFVSYWLISKVEAKKWQKYIEGKVENSLKTGNLWALWFAVFLAVYREGAETVLFYQALVADTDPSAYGMIALGFLIGCAGLVVMFLVIERTSLKLPLKPFFLGTSALLYYLAFVFAGQGVRELQESGVIGATALNGFPTIGWLGVYPTYQTVILQSIIIAAGIFAVMYNFIPKRAKA; encoded by the coding sequence ATGATTGTAAAAAGCAAAATATTTTTAGCGGTGTTAACAGCATTATTTTTCGTTGTCTCATTTTCTACTGCAGAAGCAGCCGGGTCATGGAATGATGTGACATCTGAAATCAAGGAATATGTGGATAATGGTTTGGAAGAATACAATAAGGGTAATGTTAAGGCAGCAAAGCAAAATATTACTGATGCATATTTCAGGGTTTTTGAGGAAGAGGAGATGGAGCAGGCTATTCAGGCAAATATCGGTGGGCAGACTGCTTTTAAAGTCGAATATATGTTCGGCGAAATTAAAAAGCTTATGGATAAAGGTGCATCTCAGCAGGAAGTGGCGGAAATGGCCGGGTTGTTGATAAAGGACTTAAACACTTATTCAGCTCAGCTTAATGAGCTTGCTCCCAGAAAAGAGCAGAGTCCGTTCCAAAAGCTGCTGTATTCACTCCTTATAATTCTCAGGGAGGGTTTTGAAGCAATTCTTATTATAAGTGCAATTCTTGCCTATCTAATAAAATCCGGAAATAAGGAGAAAACCAAAATTGTCTACAACAGCACAGCCGCTGCGATAGGTGCCAGTATAGTAACCGCCTTTTTGTTTGAATATGTGCTGGATATCAGCGGCTTAGGACAGGAACTTCTGGAAGGTATAACGATGCTGCTGGCAACTGCAGTTCTGTTCTTCGTAAGTTACTGGCTTATAAGCAAAGTGGAAGCAAAAAAGTGGCAGAAATATATAGAGGGTAAAGTTGAGAACTCTCTTAAAACCGGCAACCTGTGGGCTCTTTGGTTTGCCGTGTTTTTGGCCGTATACAGAGAGGGAGCAGAAACAGTGCTGTTTTATCAGGCTTTGGTAGCCGATACCGATCCGTCTGCTTACGGAATGATTGCACTTGGCTTCCTGATTGGCTGTGCAGGGTTAGTTGTAATGTTTCTTGTGATTGAAAGAACCAGTTTGAAACTGCCTCTCAAACCATTTTTTCTGGGTACGAGCGCTCTTCTCTATTATCTGGCATTTGTCTTTGCCGGTCAGGGTGTTCGTGAGCTTCAGGAATCTGGAGTTATAGGGGCAACAGCGTTAAACGGTTTTCCGACAATAGGGTGGCTGGGTGTTTATCCCACCTATCAGACTGTAATTTTGCAGTCGATAATAATTGCGGCAGGCATATTTGCTGTCATGTACAACTTTATACCAAAAAGAGCAAAGGCCTGA
- a CDS encoding DUF2318 domain-containing protein — protein MIKGMALTILSGMDAVILIGFLVGYLKHTKIKNAGKAVFYALTAGLLFSFSLVYTLKHLSIEKETEVFFTFTGFLLTVIIILWAVYQKYGVSENGQTNDNFIQKVLIFAYCLYLGVLYETHIFRVPSKISLDTMQTSGFDTKQFLIYCGVITGILLLILFLFALINFLRRSPNDLSRRLLLTVNFIYLGKLSIMAVYGLIFVGILPSTPSLISGVAPFYNNIGLFSYFFLFATGVILILNLFIKTGDHIGYEGLNRAEIRKIKARKKKRVFWIKFPATLAGVFILILSANYISMNRTVSLVPAVPLKPVDGVFEIDKEKVNDGKLHRFSYETKEDVIIKFFIIRKTEDAYGVVYDACDICGAAGYYQQENNVICRRCDVLMNKATIGFPGGCNPIPINFRVENGKIYITKKELLKKEDIFRG, from the coding sequence ATGATTAAAGGAATGGCACTGACTATTTTATCCGGGATGGATGCAGTAATTCTTATCGGATTTTTGGTTGGTTATTTGAAACACACTAAAATAAAGAATGCCGGGAAAGCAGTTTTCTACGCTCTAACAGCTGGTTTACTGTTCAGTTTTTCTCTTGTTTATACATTAAAGCATTTAAGTATTGAAAAAGAGACAGAAGTCTTTTTTACTTTTACCGGATTTCTGTTGACGGTAATAATAATATTATGGGCTGTTTATCAGAAATACGGTGTAAGTGAAAACGGGCAAACAAATGATAATTTTATTCAGAAAGTTTTAATATTTGCTTACTGCCTTTATCTTGGGGTGTTATACGAAACCCACATATTCAGAGTTCCTTCAAAAATTTCTTTAGATACAATGCAGACATCCGGATTTGATACCAAACAGTTTCTCATATACTGCGGAGTAATCACGGGCATTCTGCTGCTAATATTGTTTTTGTTTGCACTTATCAATTTTCTCCGGAGATCACCAAATGATCTGAGCAGACGCTTATTGTTGACTGTAAATTTTATATATCTTGGCAAACTTTCCATAATGGCTGTATACGGGTTGATTTTTGTTGGGATTCTACCTTCAACCCCTTCTCTTATCAGTGGTGTGGCACCTTTCTACAATAATATCGGTCTGTTTTCATACTTTTTTCTGTTTGCCACGGGAGTGATCTTAATTTTGAATTTGTTTATAAAAACAGGTGATCATATTGGTTATGAAGGTCTGAACAGAGCTGAAATCCGTAAAATCAAGGCACGGAAAAAGAAGAGAGTTTTCTGGATAAAATTTCCGGCAACTCTGGCAGGTGTTTTTATTTTAATACTTTCAGCGAATTATATTTCCATGAACCGCACTGTCAGCTTAGTACCCGCTGTACCTTTAAAGCCTGTGGATGGCGTATTTGAAATAGATAAAGAAAAAGTTAATGACGGAAAACTGCATAGATTCTCCTATGAAACGAAGGAAGATGTTATCATTAAATTTTTTATAATAAGAAAAACTGAAGATGCATACGGGGTAGTTTATGATGCCTGTGATATATGCGGTGCTGCAGGTTATTATCAGCAGGAAAACAATGTAATCTGCAGACGTTGTGATGTGCTTATGAACAAAGCAACAATAGGCTTTCCCGGCGGTTGTAATCCCATACCTATTAATTTTCGGGTAGAGAACGGAAAAATATATATAACCAAAAAAGAACTGCTTAAAAAAGAAGACATTTTCAGGGGTTAG
- a CDS encoding ABC transporter permease yields MKNVRMFLRLIIHAIRERKSRTLIIFFAISVGIGIISALSSVYYDINTKMAKELRAYGANISVKAAEGDKFSIGKIDNIKKILGEESVVGVRPDLYGVADVQSNNSVLKSKMPVVVVGTWFDQIDEVNPYWKITGSIPVEKGAGEAVLGETVAEKLNYGIGDKIKLTSGKLSKKFIVGAVIKTGGDPDNRIFLDIEDAWKIFENKGYVNTARLSVITADKNPESLIASVNKNVSGIEAGSIKRIASSEGKILSKIKSVMYLVVLVILASTVLCVSTTMMTIIAERKKEIALKKALGASNMIVISEFLTEAFVLGLTGGIAGYIFGYLCAQVIGQSVFDSYISFRIVVVFATVMLSAIVAGASAMFPLKRVINVDPSVVLKGE; encoded by the coding sequence ATGAAGAATGTCCGAATGTTTTTACGATTGATTATACACGCTATCAGAGAAAGAAAATCGAGGACTTTAATAATTTTCTTCGCCATTTCAGTAGGTATCGGAATAATATCGGCATTGTCCAGTGTTTATTATGACATAAACACCAAAATGGCAAAAGAACTGAGGGCTTACGGCGCCAACATATCTGTTAAAGCGGCAGAGGGGGACAAATTCAGTATTGGAAAAATTGACAATATCAAAAAAATTCTCGGAGAAGAGTCTGTCGTCGGTGTCAGACCGGATCTGTACGGCGTAGCAGATGTACAATCCAACAACTCCGTTCTTAAAAGTAAAATGCCCGTTGTTGTGGTGGGGACATGGTTTGATCAAATAGATGAAGTAAACCCTTACTGGAAGATCACAGGCTCTATACCTGTTGAAAAAGGCGCAGGTGAGGCTGTTTTGGGAGAAACTGTGGCTGAGAAGCTGAATTACGGAATCGGGGATAAAATAAAATTAACTTCCGGCAAACTGTCAAAGAAGTTTATCGTTGGTGCTGTGATAAAAACAGGAGGGGACCCGGATAACAGGATATTCCTGGATATTGAAGATGCCTGGAAAATTTTCGAAAACAAAGGTTATGTTAATACGGCAAGACTGAGTGTTATTACTGCCGATAAGAATCCTGAGTCTCTCATAGCTTCTGTTAATAAAAATGTTTCGGGAATTGAAGCCGGTTCCATTAAACGGATAGCCAGCTCTGAAGGAAAAATTCTGAGCAAAATAAAATCTGTTATGTATCTTGTTGTACTTGTCATACTTGCATCCACTGTACTGTGTGTTTCCACAACTATGATGACTATTATTGCAGAGAGAAAGAAGGAAATAGCGCTTAAAAAAGCACTTGGGGCATCTAATATGATCGTTATCAGCGAATTTTTGACAGAAGCTTTTGTTTTAGGGCTCACCGGTGGTATAGCCGGATATATATTTGGATATCTCTGTGCCCAGGTAATCGGTCAGAGTGTTTTTGACTCCTATATATCATTCAGGATAGTGGTTGTTTTTGCGACCGTTATGTTATCGGCAATTGTGGCAGGCGCGTCTGCAATGTTTCCGCTTAAAAGGGTTATAAACGTTGATCCGTCAGTCGTTTTGAAAGGAGAATAA
- a CDS encoding ABC transporter permease yields the protein MFLRLIKRTFTKGFKSKILAVAAIMLGTSMATAMLGISMDIGDKMNRELKSYGSNIVVKPESAYIPAEIKGVEIGGKKGSRKFLTEEDALKIKMIFWRHNIVDLAPYLKVQAEVKGEKTAVNGTWFDDEKRIPTGEKYKLGIKDLKSWWEIKGEWIQSGKKKNLAMVGEEFASENNIGKGDLIQLKFKKDGKDIVKEVKVKGIISSGDEAEYQIFVPLKFLQSALNRGNKIEKIEVSALTSPVNDLARKAGNNPESLTAEEFETWYCTAYANSIAYQIEEVIPGAVAEQVRQISESESKILGKINLLMVLVTVAALISSSLGISSIMTTKVLERKQEIGLMKAIGAEDTNIVMFFLAEIVIFALAGGFLGFFLGSAFANIIGIKVFGIPVAMKLLLAPFVIILAVIVALVGSISPLKIVLKLDPAEVLHG from the coding sequence ATGTTTCTGAGACTTATTAAACGTACTTTTACAAAAGGTTTTAAATCAAAGATATTGGCTGTTGCCGCCATTATGCTCGGCACCTCTATGGCTACAGCAATGCTGGGTATATCGATGGATATCGGTGACAAAATGAACAGGGAGTTAAAGTCATACGGCTCAAATATCGTTGTAAAACCTGAATCGGCATACATACCTGCTGAAATTAAAGGTGTGGAAATAGGAGGGAAAAAAGGCAGCAGAAAATTTTTAACAGAAGAGGACGCTTTGAAAATAAAAATGATTTTCTGGCGTCACAACATTGTGGATTTGGCCCCTTATCTCAAAGTGCAGGCTGAGGTTAAAGGGGAGAAAACTGCTGTTAATGGCACCTGGTTTGACGATGAAAAAAGGATTCCTACAGGGGAAAAATACAAGCTGGGGATAAAAGATTTAAAGTCGTGGTGGGAAATAAAGGGTGAATGGATACAAAGTGGTAAGAAAAAGAATCTCGCTATGGTGGGAGAGGAATTTGCATCTGAAAACAATATCGGTAAAGGAGACTTGATACAACTTAAATTTAAAAAAGACGGTAAAGACATAGTAAAAGAAGTGAAAGTCAAGGGCATTATCAGCAGCGGTGATGAAGCGGAATATCAAATCTTTGTCCCCTTAAAATTTCTGCAATCTGCTCTGAATAGGGGGAATAAAATTGAAAAGATTGAAGTGAGTGCTCTGACTTCGCCGGTTAACGACTTAGCCCGAAAAGCGGGCAATAATCCTGAGAGCCTGACAGCAGAGGAGTTTGAAACGTGGTATTGTACGGCATATGCTAATTCTATAGCTTATCAGATAGAGGAAGTTATTCCGGGTGCGGTGGCAGAACAGGTGCGGCAGATTTCAGAGTCAGAAAGCAAAATACTTGGTAAAATAAATCTTCTCATGGTTCTTGTTACAGTTGCTGCCCTGATAAGTTCTTCACTCGGAATTTCCAGCATTATGACGACAAAAGTTCTGGAGAGAAAGCAGGAGATAGGGCTTATGAAGGCAATAGGTGCGGAGGATACGAATATTGTGATGTTCTTTCTGGCTGAGATAGTTATTTTTGCCTTGGCAGGGGGGTTCCTTGGATTCTTTTTGGGAAGTGCGTTTGCCAATATTATAGGGATAAAAGTTTTCGGTATCCCTGTTGCTATGAAACTACTGCTGGCGCCATTTGTTATTATACTGGCTGTTATTGTCGCTCTGGTGGGAAGTATCTCTCCATTGAAAATAGTTTTAAAGCTGGATCCGGCTGAAGTTTTGCACGGATAG
- a CDS encoding sensor histidine kinase encodes MSHAVHEWLELYLKIADSPVESSKLLKLFQISNLSLSYLLILFFGIFLLKHLYPKIKKILNILAVIAPAFVIVLIVAYINKNFLSSFYEILDYVVRNFLGFPSGLIAGLAIIIYAASLKNISSKGSKNFYFSGLWLILYAVSTGLIPTDMHVTFFSVNIIIVRALTAFGLLFFLIKALRTFDIEQYNIIEKQINSIAEAEKMASLGKLAAGIAHEVNTPLTKASLNIELMKNNLEKDNYKDHTLYRRIDNIEKNIDNASKIAKELLYFSRTQDEEFQRVPLKEIVENALSLLQSNMSKVEVKISVSKNLYIDCIPWKIEEVFVNNIMNSLEAIEYKGWIKIAAQKAQAEIKVLFEDSGEGISDEIAGKLFEPFFTTKKPGKGTGLGLYICYDIMQKHNGEIKVEKRMDKNIIVLVFPEN; translated from the coding sequence TTGAGTCATGCAGTACATGAATGGCTGGAACTTTATTTGAAAATTGCCGATAGTCCGGTGGAGAGTAGTAAACTGCTGAAATTATTTCAAATTTCAAATTTGTCTCTTTCCTATTTATTAATCCTATTTTTTGGAATCTTTTTATTAAAACATCTTTATCCAAAAATAAAAAAAATTCTTAATATTCTTGCTGTAATTGCCCCGGCATTTGTTATTGTTTTAATAGTTGCATATATTAATAAAAATTTTCTCTCCTCTTTTTATGAAATACTGGATTATGTTGTGAGAAATTTTTTAGGTTTTCCCAGCGGTCTTATTGCAGGCCTTGCCATTATAATCTATGCCGCAAGTTTAAAAAACATTAGTTCAAAAGGGAGTAAAAACTTCTATTTTTCAGGCTTATGGCTAATATTGTATGCAGTTTCCACAGGACTTATTCCTACCGACATGCATGTAACTTTTTTCTCAGTAAATATTATCATAGTTCGCGCATTAACAGCTTTCGGTCTGTTGTTTTTTCTTATCAAAGCACTCAGAACATTCGATATTGAGCAGTACAATATTATTGAAAAACAGATAAACTCGATAGCTGAAGCAGAAAAAATGGCATCACTGGGTAAACTTGCAGCGGGTATTGCCCATGAAGTTAATACTCCTCTGACAAAAGCATCCCTTAATATTGAGCTGATGAAAAATAATCTTGAGAAAGACAATTACAAAGATCATACGCTATACAGAAGAATAGATAATATAGAAAAAAATATCGACAATGCTTCAAAGATTGCTAAAGAACTTTTATACTTTTCAAGAACACAGGATGAAGAATTTCAAAGGGTTCCCCTGAAGGAAATTGTTGAAAATGCTTTAAGCCTTTTACAATCAAACATGTCAAAAGTCGAAGTAAAAATTTCTGTAAGTAAAAATTTATACATAGATTGTATCCCATGGAAAATCGAAGAGGTGTTTGTAAACAATATAATGAATTCACTTGAAGCTATTGAGTACAAAGGATGGATAAAAATTGCCGCTCAAAAGGCTCAGGCAGAAATAAAAGTACTGTTTGAAGACAGTGGAGAGGGAATATCGGATGAAATTGCCGGGAAATTATTCGAGCCTTTTTTTACTACCAAAAAGCCGGGCAAGGGAACGGGACTTGGTCTCTACATATGTTATGATATTATGCAAAAGCACAATGGAGAAATAAAAGTTGAAAAAAGGATGGATAAAAATATAATTGTTTTAGTATTTCCGGAGAATTAA
- a CDS encoding PepSY domain-containing protein has protein sequence MKKTAIILGILALGVSVAIAYGPGMPRGYQGGMHGYEHPGGMMGGYYGQPQGAPAYGRGVMPGYNCQGPYTYGNQQSGQIGKDEAKGKVTSFMKNNLKGFKIVDQEQVSVARRSIHEFTVEDDNGNRFLLRVNPFGYVMGPFPAGNFRQQ, from the coding sequence ATGAAAAAAACAGCAATCATTTTAGGAATCCTGGCACTTGGTGTCAGCGTTGCGATAGCTTATGGCCCCGGTATGCCAAGAGGCTATCAAGGTGGAATGCACGGTTACGAACATCCCGGAGGAATGATGGGTGGATATTATGGTCAACCCCAAGGCGCACCGGCCTACGGAAGAGGTGTTATGCCGGGCTACAATTGCCAGGGACCTTACACCTATGGCAATCAGCAAAGTGGACAAATTGGTAAAGATGAAGCGAAAGGTAAAGTAACCAGCTTTATGAAGAATAACCTCAAAGGGTTCAAAATTGTAGATCAGGAACAAGTTTCGGTAGCAAGAAGATCTATTCATGAATTTACAGTAGAAGATGATAATGGAAATCGTTTTCTGCTCAGGGTTAACCCGTTTGGTTATGTTATGGGGCCTTTCCCTGCAGGAAATTTTAGGCAGCAGTAG
- a CDS encoding response regulator, with protein sequence MKKILIVDDDEELLEYLKEAVELEDIGVSCTNSPYKALDLTNSSSYDLVLLDYMMPDMDGIDLCSKIREKAPGIKIILMTAFATVDNAVKAMKKGADDYIPKPFKINELINILKINLEKLEFSKCFDNSEMDEVFGVLSNSIRRKIMFILKDTGSMKFMDINKKLGIEDHTKTNFHLKQLRKTNFIEQSPEKTYSLTAKGKRFLNCIESFSK encoded by the coding sequence TTGAAAAAGATACTTATCGTTGATGATGATGAAGAGCTTTTGGAATATTTGAAAGAAGCTGTTGAGCTTGAGGATATAGGTGTTTCATGCACCAATTCTCCTTATAAAGCTCTGGATCTGACCAATAGTTCAAGCTATGACCTTGTTTTGCTTGACTACATGATGCCTGATATGGACGGCATAGACCTGTGTTCTAAAATCAGGGAAAAAGCACCCGGTATAAAAATTATTTTAATGACAGCTTTTGCCACAGTGGATAACGCCGTCAAAGCGATGAAAAAAGGTGCGGATGATTATATTCCCAAGCCTTTTAAAATAAATGAGCTGATTAATATTCTTAAGATTAATCTTGAAAAGCTGGAATTTTCCAAATGTTTCGATAATTCTGAGATGGATGAAGTCTTCGGTGTTCTTTCAAATTCTATAAGAAGAAAAATAATGTTTATTCTTAAAGATACCGGCAGCATGAAATTTATGGATATAAACAAAAAATTGGGTATTGAAGATCATACAAAAACAAACTTTCATTTGAAACAGCTGAGAAAAACGAACTTTATAGAACAATCGCCGGAAAAAACCTATTCTTTAACCGCCAAAGGGAAGCGCTTTTTGAACTGTATCGAATCGTTTTCCAAATGA